A single genomic interval of Carassius gibelio isolate Cgi1373 ecotype wild population from Czech Republic chromosome A22, carGib1.2-hapl.c, whole genome shotgun sequence harbors:
- the LOC127942563 gene encoding myosin heavy chain, fast skeletal muscle-like isoform X3: MGDGEMECFGPAAVYLRKPERERIEAQNTPFDAKTAFFVVDADEMYLKGTLVSKEGGKATVKTHSGKTVTVKEDEIFPMNPPKFDKIEDMAMMTHLNEPAVLFNLKERYAAWMIYTYSGLFCVTVNPYKWLPVYDAVVVGGYRGKKRIEAPPHIFSISDNAYQFMLTDRENQSVLITGESGAGKTVNTKRVIQYFATVGAMSGPKKPEPVPGKMQGSLEDQIVAANPLLEAYGNAKTVRNDNSSRFGKFIRIHFGTTGKLASADIETYLLEKSRVTFQLSAERSYHIFYQLMTGHKPELLEALLITTNPYDYPMISQGEITVKSINDVEEFIATDTAIDILGFSADEKISIYKLTGAVMHHGNMKFKQKQREEQAEPDGTEVADKIAYLMGINSADMLKALCYPRVKVGNEMVTKGQTVPQVNNAVSALCKSVYEKMFLWMVVRINEMLDTKQPRQFFIGVLDIAGFEIFDFNSLEQLCINFTNEKLQQFFNHHMFVLEQEEYKKEGIDWEFIDFGMDLAACIELIEKPMGIFSILEEECMFPKATDTSFKNKLHDQHLGKCAAFQKPKPAKGKAEAHFSLVHYAGTVDYNIVGWLDKNKDPLNDSVVQLYQKSSLKVLAFLYAAHGAAEAEGGGGKKGKKKGGSFQTVSALFRENLGKLMTNLRSTHPHFVRCLIPNESKTPGLMENFLVIHQLRCNGVLEGIRICRKGFPSRILYGDFKQRYKVLNASVIPEGQFIDNKKASEKLLGSIDVDHTQYKFGHTKVFFKAGLLGTLEEMRDEKLASLVTMTQALCRGYVMRKEFVKMMERRESIYSIQYNIRSFMNVKHWPWMKLYFKIKPLLKSAETEKEMAAMKENYEKMKEDLAKALAKKKELEEKMVSLLQEKNDLQLQVTAESENLSDAEERCEGLIKSKIQLEAKLKETNERLEDEEEINAELTAKKRKLEDECSELKKDIDDLELTLAKVEKEKHATENKVKNLTEEMASQDESIAKLTKEKKALQEAHQQTLDDLQAEEDKVNTLTKAKTKLEQQVDDLEGSLEQEKKLRMDLERAKRKLEGDLKLAQESIMDLENEKQQSDEKIKKKDFEISQLLSKIEDEQSLGAQLQKKIKELQARIEELEEEIEAERAARAKVEKQRADLSRELEEISERLEEAGGATAAQIEMNKKREAEFQKLRRDLEESTLQHEATAAALRKKQADSVAELGEQIDNLQRVKQKLEKEKSEYKMEIDDLTSNMEAVAKAKANLEKVCRTLEDQLSEIKTKSDENVRQLNDMNAQRARLQTENGEFSRQLEEKEALVSQLTRGKQAYTQQIEELKRHIEEEVKAKNALAHAVQSARHDCDLLREQYEEEQEAKAELQRGMSKANSEVAQWRTKYETDAIQRTEELEESKKKLAQRLQDAEESIEAVNSKCASLEKTKQRLQGEVEDLMIDVERANSLAANLDKKQRNFDKVLAEWKQKYEESQAELEGAQKEARSLSTELFKMKNSYEEALDHLETLKRENKNLQQEISDLTEQLGETGKSIHELEKAKKTVESEKSEIQTALEEAEGTLEHEESKILRVQLELNQVKSEIDRKLAEKDEEMEQIKRNSQRVIDSMQSTLDSEVRSRNDALRVKKKMEGDLNEMEIQLSHANRQAAEAQKQLRNVQGQLKDAQLHLDEAVRGQEDMKEQVAMVERRNNLMQAEIEELRAALEQTERGRKVAEQELVDASERVGLLHSQNTSLINTKKKLEADLVQVQGEVDDAVQEARNAEEKAKKAITDAAMMAEELKKEQDTSAHLERMKKNLEVTVKDLQHRLDEAESLAMKGGKKQLQKLESRVRELEAEVEAEQRRGADAVKGVRKYERRVKELTYQTEEDKKNVIRLQDLVDKLQLKVKAYKRQAEEAEEQANTHLSRYRKVQHELEEAQERADISESQVNKLRAKSRDAGKTKDEE; this comes from the exons ATCGTGAGAACCAGTCCGTCCTGATTAC TGGAGAATCTGGTGCAGGAAAGACTGTGAACACAAAACGTGTCATTCAGTACTTTGCAACTGTTGGTGCGATGTCTGGACCAAAGAAGCCGGAGCCAGTCCCTGGAAAAATGCAG GGATCACTGGAGGATCAGATCGTGGCAGCAAACCCTCTGCTGGAGGCTTATGGTAATGCCAAGACTGTGAGGAACGACAACTCCTCTCGTTTT GGTAAATTCATCAGGATTCACTTTGGCACCACAGGAAAACTGGCTTCAGCTGATATTGAAACTT ATCTGCTGGAAAAGTCAAGAGTGACATTCCAGCTGTCGGCTGAGAGGAGTTACCACATCTTCTACCAGCTCATGACTGGACACAAGCCAGAGCTGCTCG AGGCCTTGCTCATCACCACCAACCCTTACGACTATCCAATGATCAGCCAGGGTGAAATCACTGTCAAGAGCATCAATGATGTCGAGGAGTTCATTGCCACAGAT ACTGCCATTGACATTCTGGGCTTCAGTGCTGATGAGAAAATCAGCATCTACAAGCTAACAGGTGCTGTGATGCATCATGGGAACATGAAGTTCAAACAGAAGCAGAGAGAGGAGCAGGCTGAACCTGATGGCACTGAGG TGGCTGATAAAATCGCTTACCTCATGGGCATCAACTCCGCTGACATGCTGAAAGCCCTGTGCTACCCCAGAGTGAAGGTTGGGAATGAGATGGTGACCAAAGGCCAGACAGTCCCACAG GTGAACAATGCAGTCTCTGCTCTTTGCAAGTCTGTCTATGAGAAAATGTTCTTGTGGATGGTCGTCCGTATCAATGAGATGCTGGACACGAAGCAGCCTAGACAGTTCTTCATTGGTGTGCTGGACATCGCTGGATTTGAGATCTTCGAT TTCAACAGCTTGGAGCAGCTATGCATCAACTTCACAAATGAGAAACTGCAACAGTTCTTCAACCACCATATGTTCGTTCTGGAGCAAGAGGAATACAAGAAAGAAGGTATTGATTGGGAGTTCATTGACTTTGGTATGGACTTGGCTGCCTGCATTGAGCTCATTGAGAAG CCAATGGGCATCTTCTCCATCCTTGAAGAGGAGTGCATGTTCCCCAAGGCAACAGACACAAGCTTCAAGAATAAGCTCCATGATCAGCATCTGGGCAAATGTGCAGCTTTCCAGAAGCCCAAGCCTGCCAAAGGTAAGGCAGAGGCCCACTTCTCTCTGGTGCACTACGCCGGCACTGTGGACTACAACATTGTTGGCTGGTTGGACAAGAACAAGGACCCACTGAACGACTCTGTGGTGCAACTTTACCAAAAGTCATCGCTCAAAGTACTGGCCTTCCTGTATGCCGCTCATGGAGCTGCTGAAG CTGAGGGCGGCGGTGGAAAGAAAGGCAAGAAGAAGGGTGGTTCTTTCCAGACTGTGTCTGCACTTTTTAGG GAGAACTTGGGTAAGCTGATGACTAACCTGAGGAgcactcaccctcattttgtgcGCTGCTTGATTCCTAATGAGTCTAAGACTCCAG GACTGATGGAGAACTTCCTGGTTATCCACCAGCTCAGGTGTAATGGTGTGCTGGAGGGTATCAGAATCTGCAGGAAGGGTTTCCCCAGCAGAATCCTCTACGGTGACTTCAAGCAGAG ATACAAAGTATTAAATGCTAGCGTCATCCCTGAGGGACAATTCATTGATAACAAAAAGGCTTCAGAGAAACTCTTGGGCTCTATTGATGTGGACCACACCCAATACAAGTTTGGACACACCAAG GTATTCTTCAAAGCTGGTCTGTTGGGTACTCTTGAGGAGATGAGAGATGAGAAACTAGCATCACTGGTTACCATGACTCAGGCTTTGTGCCGTGGATACGTCATGAGGAAGGAGTTTGTCAAAATGATGGAGAGGAG AGAATCAATTTATTCCATCCAATACAACATCCGCTCATTCATGAATGTCAAACATTGGCCATGGATGAAGCTCTACTTCAAGATCAAGCCTCTTCTGAAGAGTGCAGAGACTGAGAAAGAGATGGCAGCAATGAAGGAGAATTATGAAAAAATGAAGGAGGATCTGGCAAAGGCATTAGCTAAAAAGAAGGAGCTTGAGGAGAAAATGGTGTCACTTCTTCAGGAAAAAAATGACCTTCAGCTGCAAGTAACAGCT GAATCTGAAAACCTCTCTGATGCTGAGGAGAGATGTGAAGGGCTCATCAAAAGCAAGATCCAGCTCGAGGCCAAACTCAAAGAGACAAACGAGAGATTGGAGGATGAGGAAGAAATCAATGCTGAACTGACTGCTAAGAAGAGGAAACTGGAGGATGAATGCTCCGAGCTGAAGAAAGACATCGATGACCTGGAGCTCACCTTGGCAAAAGTGGAGAAGGAGAAACATGCTACAGAAAATAAA GTGAAAAACCTGACAGAGGAGATGGCCTCTCAGGATGAGAGCATTGCCAAGCTGACCAAAGAGAAGAAAGCCCTCCAAGAGGCACACCAGCAGACTCTTGATGACCTTCAGGCAGAGGAAGACAAAGTCAACACTCTGACTAAAGCTAAGACAAAGCTTGAGCAGCAAGTGGACGAT CTTGAGGGCTCACTGGAACAAGAGAAGAAGCTCCGTATGGACCTTGAGAGAGCCAAGAGAAAGCTTGAGGGTGATCTGAAACTGGCCCAGGAGTCCATAATGGACCTGGAGAATGAAAAACAGCAATCAGATGAGAAGATCAAAAA GAAGGACTTTGAGATAAGTCAGCTTCTCAGCAAGATTGAGGATGAACAGTCTTTAGGAGCACAGCTTCAGAAGAAGATCAAAGAACTTCAA GCCCGTATCGAGGAGCTGGAAGAGGAAATAGAGGCAGAGCGAGCTGCTCGTGCTAAAGTGGAGAAGCAGAGAGCTGATCTCTCCAGGGAACTTGAAGAGATCAGCGAGAGGCTTGAGGAAGCTGGTGGTGCTACTGCTGCTCAGATTGAGATGAACAAGAAGCGTGAAGCTGAATTCCAGAAGTTGCGTCGTGATCTGGAGGAGTCCACCTTGCAGCATGAAGCTACAGCTGCAGCTCTCCGAAAGAAGCAGGCAGACAGTGTGGCTGAACTCGGAGAACAGATCGACAACCTCCAGCGGGTCAAGCAGAAGCTGGAGAAGGAGAAGAGTGAATACAAGATGGAGATTGATGACCTGACAAGCAACATGGAGGCTGTGGCTAAAGCAAAG GCTAATTTAGAGAAGGTGTGCCGTACCCTGGAAGACCAGCtgagtgaaatcaagaccaagaGTGATGAAAATGTTCGTCAGCTGAATGACATGAATGCACAACGTGCAAGACTTCAGACTGAAAATG GCGAATTTAGCCGCCAACTGGAAGAGAAAGAAGCACTTGTTTCACAGCTAACTAGAGGAAAACAGGCTTATACACAGCAAATTGAGGAACTCAAAAGGCACATTGAGGAAGAAGTCAAG GCCAAGAATGCTCTGGCTCATGCGGTTCAGTCAGCCCGTCATGACTGTGACTTGCTCAGAGAGCAGTATGAGGAGGAGCAAGAGGCCAAAGCTGAACTCCAGCGGGGAATGTCTAAGGCCAACAGTGAGGTGGCTCAATGGAGAACCAAATATGAGACTGATGCAATCCAGCGAACTGAGGAGCTTGAGGAATCCAA GAAAAAGCTTGCCCAGCGTCTGCAGGATGCTGAAGAATCCATTGAAGCGGTGAACTCCAAGTGTGCCTCACTGGAAAAGACCAAACAGAGACTGCAGGGTGAAGTAGAGGACCTCATGATTGATGTGGAGAGGGCAAATTCATTGGCTGCCAACCTTGACAAGAAGCAGAGAAACTTTGACAAG GTCCTAGCAGAGTGGAAACAGAAGTATGAGGAAAGCCAGGCTGAACTAGAAGGTGCTCAGAAAGAAGCTCGTTCTCTCAGCACTGAGCTGTTCAAAATGAAGAACTCCTACGAAGAAGCTCTTGACCACCTCGAGACCCTGAAGAGGGAGAACAAGAATCTGCAAC agGAAATTTCTGACCTTACTGAGCAGCTTGGAGAGACTGGAAAGAGCATTCATGAGTTAGAGAAAGCCAAGAAGACAGTGGAGTCTGAGAAATCAGAGATCCAGACTGCACTAGAAGAAGCCGAG ggcACCCTGGAGCATGAAGAGTCCAAGATTCTTCGTGTGCAGCTGGAGCTGAACCAGGTGAAGAGTGAGATTGACAGGAAGCTGGCTGAGAAGGATGAGGAGATGGAACAGATCAAGAGGAACAGCCAAAGAGTGATCGACTCCATGCagagcactctggactctgaggtCCGGAGCAGGAATGATGCCCTGAGAGTCAAAAAGAAGATGGAGGGAGATCTGAATGAGATGGAAATCCAGCTGAGTCATGCCAACCGCCAGGCTGCTGAGGCCCAGAAACAGCTCAGGAACGTCCAAGGACAACTCAAG GATGCCCAACTGCACCTTGATGAAGCTGTCAGAGGACAGGAGGACATGAAGGAGCAGGTGGCCATGGTGGAGCGCAGGAATAACCTGATGCAAGCAGAGATTGAGGAGCTGAGAGCTGCACTGGAGCAAACAGAGAGAGGACGCAAAGTGGCTGAGCAGGAGCTGGTGGATGCCAGCGAGCGTGTGGGACTGCTGCACTCACAA AATACAAGTCTTATTAACACCAAGAAGAAGCTTGAGGCTGATCTGGTCCAGGTTCAAGGAGAGGTGGATGATGCAGTCCAGGAGGCCAGAAATGCAGAGGAAAAGGCCAAGAAGGCCATCACTGAT GCTGCCATGATGGCTGAGGAGCTGAAGAAGGAGCAGGACACCAGTGCTCACCTGGAGAGGATGAAGAAGAACCTGGAGGTGACTGTCAAAGACCTGCAGCACCGTCTGGATGAAGCTGAGAGTCTTGCCATGAAGGGTGGAAAGAAACAGCTCCAGAAACTGGAGTCCAGG GTGCGCGAGTTGGAGGCTGAAGTTGAAGCGGAACAGAGACGTGGTGCAGATGCTGTGAAAGGAGTTCGCAAATATGAAAGGAGAGTTAAGGAGCTCACCTACCAG ACTGAGGAAGACAAGAAGAACGTGATCCGACTGCAGGATCTGGTAGACAAGCTGCAGCTGAAAGTGAAGGCCTACAAGCgccaggctgaagaagct GAGGAGCAGGCCAACACTCACCTGTCCAGGTACAGGAAGGTGCAGCATGAGCTGGAGGAGGCTCAGGAGCGCGCTGATATCTCTGAGTCCCAGGTCAACAAGCTGAGAGCCAAGAGCCGTGATGCTGGGAAG
- the LOC127942563 gene encoding myosin heavy chain, fast skeletal muscle-like isoform X2, with the protein MGDGEMECFGPAAVYLRKPERERIEAQNTPFDAKTAFFVVDADEMYLKGTLVSKEGGKATVKTHSGKTVTVKEDEIFPMNPPKFDKIEDMAMMTHLNEPAVLFNLKERYAAWMIYTYSGLFCVTVNPYKWLPVYDAVVVGGYRGKKRIEAPPHIFSISDNAYQFMLTDRENQSVLITGESGAGKTVNTKRVIQYFATVGAMSGPKKPEPVPGKMQGSLEDQIVAANPLLEAYGNAKTVRNDNSSRFGKFIRIHFGTTGKLASADIETYLLEKSRVTFQLSAERSYHIFYQLMTGHKPELLEALLITTNPYDYPMISQGEITVKSINDVEEFIATDTAIDILGFSADEKISIYKLTGAVMHHGNMKFKQKQREEQAEPDGTEVADKIAYLMGINSADMLKALCYPRVKVGNEMVTKGQTVPQVNNAVSALCKSVYEKMFLWMVVRINEMLDTKQPRQFFIGVLDIAGFEIFDFNSLEQLCINFTNEKLQQFFNHHMFVLEQEEYKKEGIDWEFIDFGMDLAACIELIEKPMGIFSILEEECMFPKATDTSFKNKLHDQHLGKCAAFQKPKPAKGKAEAHFSLVHYAGTVDYNIVGWLDKNKDPLNDSVVQLYQKSSLKVLAFLYAAHGAAEAEGGGGKKGKKKGGSFQTVSALFRENLGKLMTNLRSTHPHFVRCLIPNESKTPGLMENFLVIHQLRCNGVLEGIRICRKGFPSRILYGDFKQRYKVLNASVIPEGQFIDNKKASEKLLGSIDVDHTQYKFGHTKVFFKAGLLGTLEEMRDEKLASLVTMTQALCRGYVMRKEFVKMMERRESIYSIQYNIRSFMNVKHWPWMKLYFKIKPLLKSAETEKEMAAMKENYEKMKEDLAKALAKKKELEEKMVSLLQEKNDLQLQVTAESENLSDAEERCEGLIKSKIQLEAKLKETNERLEDEEEINAELTAKKRKLEDECSELKKDIDDLELTLAKVEKEKHATENKVKNLTEEMASQDESIAKLTKEKKALQEAHQQTLDDLQAEEDKVNTLTKAKTKLEQQVDDLEGSLEQEKKLRMDLERAKRKLEGDLKLAQESIMDLENEKQQSDEKIKKKDFEISQLLSKIEDEQSLGAQLQKKIKELQARIEELEEEIEAERAARAKVEKQRADLSRELEEISERLEEAGGATAAQIEMNKKREAEFQKLRRDLEESTLQHEATAAALRKKQADSVAELGEQIDNLQRVKQKLEKEKSEYKMEIDDLTSNMEAVAKAKANLEKVCRTLEDQLSEIKTKSDENVRQLNDMNAQRARLQTENGEFSRQLEEKEALVSQLTRGKQAYTQQIEELKRHIEEEVKAKNALAHAVQSARHDCDLLREQYEEEQEAKAELQRGMSKANSEVAQWRTKYETDAIQRTEELEESKKKLAQRLQDAEESIEAVNSKCASLEKTKQRLQGEVEDLMIDVERANSLAANLDKKQRNFDKVLAEWKQKYEESQAELEGAQKEARSLSTELFKMKNSYEEALDHLETLKRENKNLQQEISDLTEQLGETGKSIHELEKAKKTVESEKSEIQTALEEAEGTLEHEESKILRVQLELNQVKSEIDRKLAEKDEEMEQIKRNSQRVIDSMQSTLDSEVRSRNDALRVKKKMEGDLNEMEIQLSHANRQAAEAQKQLRNVQGQLKDAQLHLDEAVRGQEDMKEQVAMVERRNNLMQAEIEELRAALEQTERGRKVAEQELVDASERVGLLHSQNTSLINTKKKLEADLVQVQGEVDDAVQEARNAEEKAKKAITDAAMMAEELKKEQDTSAHLERMKKNLEVTVKDLQHRLDEAESLAMKGGKKQLQKLESRVRELEAEVEAEQRRGADAVKGVRKYERRVKELTYQTEEDKKNVIRLQDLVDKLQLKVKAYKRQAEEAEEQANTHLSRYRKVQHELEEAQERADISESQVNKLRAKSRDAGKTKDEE; encoded by the exons TGGAGAATCTGGTGCAGGAAAGACTGTGAACACAAAACGTGTCATTCAGTACTTTGCAACTGTTGGTGCGATGTCTGGACCAAAGAAGCCGGAGCCAGTCCCTGGAAAAATGCAG GGATCACTGGAGGATCAGATCGTGGCAGCAAACCCTCTGCTGGAGGCTTATGGTAATGCCAAGACTGTGAGGAACGACAACTCCTCTCGTTTT GGTAAATTCATCAGGATTCACTTTGGCACCACAGGAAAACTGGCTTCAGCTGATATTGAAACTT ATCTGCTGGAAAAGTCAAGAGTGACATTCCAGCTGTCGGCTGAGAGGAGTTACCACATCTTCTACCAGCTCATGACTGGACACAAGCCAGAGCTGCTCG AGGCCTTGCTCATCACCACCAACCCTTACGACTATCCAATGATCAGCCAGGGTGAAATCACTGTCAAGAGCATCAATGATGTCGAGGAGTTCATTGCCACAGAT ACTGCCATTGACATTCTGGGCTTCAGTGCTGATGAGAAAATCAGCATCTACAAGCTAACAGGTGCTGTGATGCATCATGGGAACATGAAGTTCAAACAGAAGCAGAGAGAGGAGCAGGCTGAACCTGATGGCACTGAGG TGGCTGATAAAATCGCTTACCTCATGGGCATCAACTCCGCTGACATGCTGAAAGCCCTGTGCTACCCCAGAGTGAAGGTTGGGAATGAGATGGTGACCAAAGGCCAGACAGTCCCACAG GTGAACAATGCAGTCTCTGCTCTTTGCAAGTCTGTCTATGAGAAAATGTTCTTGTGGATGGTCGTCCGTATCAATGAGATGCTGGACACGAAGCAGCCTAGACAGTTCTTCATTGGTGTGCTGGACATCGCTGGATTTGAGATCTTCGAT TTCAACAGCTTGGAGCAGCTATGCATCAACTTCACAAATGAGAAACTGCAACAGTTCTTCAACCACCATATGTTCGTTCTGGAGCAAGAGGAATACAAGAAAGAAGGTATTGATTGGGAGTTCATTGACTTTGGTATGGACTTGGCTGCCTGCATTGAGCTCATTGAGAAG CCAATGGGCATCTTCTCCATCCTTGAAGAGGAGTGCATGTTCCCCAAGGCAACAGACACAAGCTTCAAGAATAAGCTCCATGATCAGCATCTGGGCAAATGTGCAGCTTTCCAGAAGCCCAAGCCTGCCAAAGGTAAGGCAGAGGCCCACTTCTCTCTGGTGCACTACGCCGGCACTGTGGACTACAACATTGTTGGCTGGTTGGACAAGAACAAGGACCCACTGAACGACTCTGTGGTGCAACTTTACCAAAAGTCATCGCTCAAAGTACTGGCCTTCCTGTATGCCGCTCATGGAGCTGCTGAAG CTGAGGGCGGCGGTGGAAAGAAAGGCAAGAAGAAGGGTGGTTCTTTCCAGACTGTGTCTGCACTTTTTAGG GAGAACTTGGGTAAGCTGATGACTAACCTGAGGAgcactcaccctcattttgtgcGCTGCTTGATTCCTAATGAGTCTAAGACTCCAG GACTGATGGAGAACTTCCTGGTTATCCACCAGCTCAGGTGTAATGGTGTGCTGGAGGGTATCAGAATCTGCAGGAAGGGTTTCCCCAGCAGAATCCTCTACGGTGACTTCAAGCAGAG ATACAAAGTATTAAATGCTAGCGTCATCCCTGAGGGACAATTCATTGATAACAAAAAGGCTTCAGAGAAACTCTTGGGCTCTATTGATGTGGACCACACCCAATACAAGTTTGGACACACCAAG GTATTCTTCAAAGCTGGTCTGTTGGGTACTCTTGAGGAGATGAGAGATGAGAAACTAGCATCACTGGTTACCATGACTCAGGCTTTGTGCCGTGGATACGTCATGAGGAAGGAGTTTGTCAAAATGATGGAGAGGAG AGAATCAATTTATTCCATCCAATACAACATCCGCTCATTCATGAATGTCAAACATTGGCCATGGATGAAGCTCTACTTCAAGATCAAGCCTCTTCTGAAGAGTGCAGAGACTGAGAAAGAGATGGCAGCAATGAAGGAGAATTATGAAAAAATGAAGGAGGATCTGGCAAAGGCATTAGCTAAAAAGAAGGAGCTTGAGGAGAAAATGGTGTCACTTCTTCAGGAAAAAAATGACCTTCAGCTGCAAGTAACAGCT GAATCTGAAAACCTCTCTGATGCTGAGGAGAGATGTGAAGGGCTCATCAAAAGCAAGATCCAGCTCGAGGCCAAACTCAAAGAGACAAACGAGAGATTGGAGGATGAGGAAGAAATCAATGCTGAACTGACTGCTAAGAAGAGGAAACTGGAGGATGAATGCTCCGAGCTGAAGAAAGACATCGATGACCTGGAGCTCACCTTGGCAAAAGTGGAGAAGGAGAAACATGCTACAGAAAATAAA GTGAAAAACCTGACAGAGGAGATGGCCTCTCAGGATGAGAGCATTGCCAAGCTGACCAAAGAGAAGAAAGCCCTCCAAGAGGCACACCAGCAGACTCTTGATGACCTTCAGGCAGAGGAAGACAAAGTCAACACTCTGACTAAAGCTAAGACAAAGCTTGAGCAGCAAGTGGACGAT CTTGAGGGCTCACTGGAACAAGAGAAGAAGCTCCGTATGGACCTTGAGAGAGCCAAGAGAAAGCTTGAGGGTGATCTGAAACTGGCCCAGGAGTCCATAATGGACCTGGAGAATGAAAAACAGCAATCAGATGAGAAGATCAAAAA GAAGGACTTTGAGATAAGTCAGCTTCTCAGCAAGATTGAGGATGAACAGTCTTTAGGAGCACAGCTTCAGAAGAAGATCAAAGAACTTCAA GCCCGTATCGAGGAGCTGGAAGAGGAAATAGAGGCAGAGCGAGCTGCTCGTGCTAAAGTGGAGAAGCAGAGAGCTGATCTCTCCAGGGAACTTGAAGAGATCAGCGAGAGGCTTGAGGAAGCTGGTGGTGCTACTGCTGCTCAGATTGAGATGAACAAGAAGCGTGAAGCTGAATTCCAGAAGTTGCGTCGTGATCTGGAGGAGTCCACCTTGCAGCATGAAGCTACAGCTGCAGCTCTCCGAAAGAAGCAGGCAGACAGTGTGGCTGAACTCGGAGAACAGATCGACAACCTCCAGCGGGTCAAGCAGAAGCTGGAGAAGGAGAAGAGTGAATACAAGATGGAGATTGATGACCTGACAAGCAACATGGAGGCTGTGGCTAAAGCAAAG GCTAATTTAGAGAAGGTGTGCCGTACCCTGGAAGACCAGCtgagtgaaatcaagaccaagaGTGATGAAAATGTTCGTCAGCTGAATGACATGAATGCACAACGTGCAAGACTTCAGACTGAAAATG GCGAATTTAGCCGCCAACTGGAAGAGAAAGAAGCACTTGTTTCACAGCTAACTAGAGGAAAACAGGCTTATACACAGCAAATTGAGGAACTCAAAAGGCACATTGAGGAAGAAGTCAAG GCCAAGAATGCTCTGGCTCATGCGGTTCAGTCAGCCCGTCATGACTGTGACTTGCTCAGAGAGCAGTATGAGGAGGAGCAAGAGGCCAAAGCTGAACTCCAGCGGGGAATGTCTAAGGCCAACAGTGAGGTGGCTCAATGGAGAACCAAATATGAGACTGATGCAATCCAGCGAACTGAGGAGCTTGAGGAATCCAA GAAAAAGCTTGCCCAGCGTCTGCAGGATGCTGAAGAATCCATTGAAGCGGTGAACTCCAAGTGTGCCTCACTGGAAAAGACCAAACAGAGACTGCAGGGTGAAGTAGAGGACCTCATGATTGATGTGGAGAGGGCAAATTCATTGGCTGCCAACCTTGACAAGAAGCAGAGAAACTTTGACAAG GTCCTAGCAGAGTGGAAACAGAAGTATGAGGAAAGCCAGGCTGAACTAGAAGGTGCTCAGAAAGAAGCTCGTTCTCTCAGCACTGAGCTGTTCAAAATGAAGAACTCCTACGAAGAAGCTCTTGACCACCTCGAGACCCTGAAGAGGGAGAACAAGAATCTGCAAC agGAAATTTCTGACCTTACTGAGCAGCTTGGAGAGACTGGAAAGAGCATTCATGAGTTAGAGAAAGCCAAGAAGACAGTGGAGTCTGAGAAATCAGAGATCCAGACTGCACTAGAAGAAGCCGAG ggcACCCTGGAGCATGAAGAGTCCAAGATTCTTCGTGTGCAGCTGGAGCTGAACCAGGTGAAGAGTGAGATTGACAGGAAGCTGGCTGAGAAGGATGAGGAGATGGAACAGATCAAGAGGAACAGCCAAAGAGTGATCGACTCCATGCagagcactctggactctgaggtCCGGAGCAGGAATGATGCCCTGAGAGTCAAAAAGAAGATGGAGGGAGATCTGAATGAGATGGAAATCCAGCTGAGTCATGCCAACCGCCAGGCTGCTGAGGCCCAGAAACAGCTCAGGAACGTCCAAGGACAACTCAAG GATGCCCAACTGCACCTTGATGAAGCTGTCAGAGGACAGGAGGACATGAAGGAGCAGGTGGCCATGGTGGAGCGCAGGAATAACCTGATGCAAGCAGAGATTGAGGAGCTGAGAGCTGCACTGGAGCAAACAGAGAGAGGACGCAAAGTGGCTGAGCAGGAGCTGGTGGATGCCAGCGAGCGTGTGGGACTGCTGCACTCACAA AATACAAGTCTTATTAACACCAAGAAGAAGCTTGAGGCTGATCTGGTCCAGGTTCAAGGAGAGGTGGATGATGCAGTCCAGGAGGCCAGAAATGCAGAGGAAAAGGCCAAGAAGGCCATCACTGAT GCTGCCATGATGGCTGAGGAGCTGAAGAAGGAGCAGGACACCAGTGCTCACCTGGAGAGGATGAAGAAGAACCTGGAGGTGACTGTCAAAGACCTGCAGCACCGTCTGGATGAAGCTGAGAGTCTTGCCATGAAGGGTGGAAAGAAACAGCTCCAGAAACTGGAGTCCAGG GTGCGCGAGTTGGAGGCTGAAGTTGAAGCGGAACAGAGACGTGGTGCAGATGCTGTGAAAGGAGTTCGCAAATATGAAAGGAGAGTTAAGGAGCTCACCTACCAG ACTGAGGAAGACAAGAAGAACGTGATCCGACTGCAGGATCTGGTAGACAAGCTGCAGCTGAAAGTGAAGGCCTACAAGCgccaggctgaagaagct GAGGAGCAGGCCAACACTCACCTGTCCAGGTACAGGAAGGTGCAGCATGAGCTGGAGGAGGCTCAGGAGCGCGCTGATATCTCTGAGTCCCAGGTCAACAAGCTGAGAGCCAAGAGCCGTGATGCTGGGAAG ACTAAGGATGAAGAATGA